A genome region from Cervus elaphus chromosome 18, mCerEla1.1, whole genome shotgun sequence includes the following:
- the CCT8L2 gene encoding T-complex protein 1 subunit theta-like 2, with translation MDRRAPPAAPELPERLPAEEKHLLSSLAAAHTLARVLRPCYGPQGRQKLLVTAKGDTVLTGHAAAILRALELEHPAARLLREAAQGQAEQSGDGAAFVVLLAQALLAQAERLMRAGLPRAQLREAYAAVAAETLALLPSLAVRALGPLEDPVWALRSVMNTHALWLTDHLAGLVAHACWATRELDGGFRPERVGVCALPGARQEDSCLLPGLALPGKPCGQVTMVLSGARVALLACDFGPARSLAPATARLSSPEDLIRFRKGSESLIEKQVAQLAAAANVVVVSGDIDEKTLTHADKYGLMVIQVASRRQMVYLSEVLRTPLTPYLLPPLEPGKCQRVYGQELGEALAVVFEWESPGTPALTLVLRGATAHGLRGAEQAAYSGIDAYFQLCQDPRLLPGAGATEMALAKMLSEKGTKLEGPNGPTFLAFAQALQSLPETLAENAGLAVPDVMAEMNGAHQAGNFLIGVGVEGIINVAQEEVWDTLIAKAQGLRAVADVVQQLLTVDDVVVAKKSPESPQDANPEPKKRRGRPL, from the coding sequence ATGGACCGCAGAGCGCCTCCAGCTGCACCGGAGCTGCCCGAGCGGCTGCCGGCCGAGGAGAAGCACCTGCTGAGCAGCCTGGCCGCAGCGCACACCTTGGCCCGAGTCCTGAGGCCCTGCTACGGGCCCCAGGGGCGGCAGAAGCTCCTGGTCACCGCCAAAGGCGACACTGTGCTCACGGGGCACGCCGCGGCCATCCTGCGGGCGCTGGAGCTGGAGCACCCGGCCGCCCGGCTGCTACGGGAGGCGGCGCAGGGCCAGGCGGAGCAGAGCGGCGACGGCGCGGCCTTTGTGGTCCTCCTGGCCCAGGCGCTGCTGGCGCAGGCCGAGCGCCTGATGCGGGCCGGCCTGCCGCGCGCCCAGCTCCGCGAGGCCTACGCGGCGGTGGCCGCGGAGACGCTGGCCCTGCTGCCGTCGCTGGCCGTCCGCGCGCTGGGGCCTCTGGAGGACCCGGTCTGGGCGCTGCGCTCAGTCATGAACACGCACGCGCTCTGGCTCACCGACCACCTGGCCGGACTGGTGGCGCATGCGTGCTGGGCCACGCGGGAGCTGGACGGCGGCTTCCGGCCGGAGCGCGTGGGCGTGTGCGCGCTGCCAGGCGCGCGGCAGGAGGACTCGTGCCTGctgcctggcctggccctgcccgGCAAGCCCTGCGGCCAGGTGACCATGGTGCTGAGCGGCGCCCGCGTGGCCCTTTTGGCCTGCGACTTCGGGCCCGCCCGCTCCCTTGCGCCGGCCACCGCCCGGCTCTCCAGCCCCGAGGACCTGATCCGGTTCCGGAAAGGCAGCGAGAGTCTGATAGAAAAGCAGGTGGCCCAGCTGGCCGCTGCGGCTAACGTGGTGGTGGTCTCGGGGGACATCGACGAGAAGACCCTCACGCACGCGGACAAGTACGGCCTCATGGTGATCCAGGTCGCGTCCCGGAGGCAGATGGTTTATCTGAGCGAGGTGCTGCGCACCCCTCTGACGCCTTACCTCCTTCCTCCGCTGGAGCCAGGGAAGTGTCAGAGGGTGTACGGGCAGGAGCTGGGAGAAGCTTTGGCCGTGGTGTTTGAGTGGGAGAGTCCAGGCACCCCTGCCCTCACCTTGGTCCTGAGAGGGGCCACCGCCCATGGGCTGCGGGGGGCCGAGCAGGCCGCCTACAGCGGCATTGACGCCTACTTCCAGCTGTGCCAGGACCCCAGACTGCTCCCCGGAGCTGGGGCCACAGAGATGGCCCTGGCGAAGATGCTGTCGGAGAAAGGAACCAAACTGGAAGGGCCCAACGGCCCCACCTTCCTGGCGTTCGCCCAGGCCCTGCAGTCTCTTCCCGAAACCTTGGCAGAGAACGCGGGCTTAGCCGTCCCCGACGTCATGGCAGAAATGAACGGAGCTCACCAGGCTGGAAACTTCCTCATAGGAGTGGGGGTCGAGGGGATAATAAACGTGGCCCAGGAAGAAGTGTGGGACACCCTCATAGCCAAAGCCCAAGGACTTCGAGCCGTGGCTGACGTGGTTCAGCAGCTTCTGACGGTTGATGATGTTGTAGTGGCCAAGAAAAGTCCCGAATCTCCGCAGGACGCGAATCCTGAACCCAAGAAGAGGCGCGGCCGTCCCCTGTGA
- the LOC122673940 gene encoding 60S ribosomal protein L37a-like — MMKRTEEVRIMGKYRTHLGASLRKMVRKIELSQHANYTCSFCGKTKMMRRAGVIWLCGSRVRAVAGGAWTHSTPSAITGEPAVRRLEELKGRQERHHLITLLLLLLTER; from the exons ATGATGAAACGCACCGAGGAGGTCAGAATCATGGGTAAATACAGGACCCATCTCGGTGCCTCCCTCAGGAAAATGGTGAGGAAAATTGAACTCAGCCAGCACGCCAACTACACGTGCTCCTTCTGTGGGAAAACCAAGATGATGAGACGCGCTGGGGTCATCTGGCTCTGTGGTTCCCGCGTGAGAGCAGTAGCCGGTGGTGCCTGGACGCACAGCACCCCCTCTGCCATCACAGGAGAGCCAGCCGTCAGAAGACTGGAGGAACTGAAGGGCCGGCAGGAGCGTCACCACTTGATCacgttgctgctgctactgctaa CTGAGCGATAA